ACTGGTGCAGGATAGACGAATTAGTAAACTCGAATTTCACCGAAGAAGAGAGGTAAGTATGTATaatgaaggaaagaaagaaaaggagataTACGTAGCAACGAAAGCTCCTTTAAACTTTGAACGATATTTTTGATTGTTCGTAGAAAGTGACTTTAAAATATTGTGAAAAATATGCGAGATATCGCGATTTCTGGAATTTCTCGAATTTTCGaacatttcgaaaattattagaaaatattgtagaaaaatttcacgataagaTACAAGATATTTTTGGATTACTCTGTCTGGACTTTGgttcttattttaataattaaaatgatcaATCATCTATCGTATGGGGTGTTTAGGATTAAGATAGCGATTCCAGTGACGAACGTTTATCCTTATTACGAACAATGTCAACGGAAGGACGTAAACTTCACAGAGCTGTTGAAGAGCGATAAGAGCCTGAGCTCATCGGGCTTCCAAACAAACAAAACGATAAAATGTACTCAATGGGAGTATAATTTTACGCAGATTCCATATCCTAGTATAGGAACTGAGGTGAAGTATTCACATCGTTGTCTGAATCGCATGCTTCGAAATTCTTACACTTCTGCTGCGTTCTTTGGGTCATTTCCGATCTAATCTAACCTTGTTATAGTAAATTTCTTAAGTTTAAAGAAAGTATAAGACGATAATTGTTAGTACGGATGATTCCTCGTTCCGATTTTACGCGAACGTTTTTTTCAGAGCATAAAGAACTCTTTCATTCATCGAACTGCGAGCAGAatcgagatataaaaattcgaagacCGCAGCaggattaaaattatattctgaaaaatatgaatctgGTTTTTCGCTGACTAACTCTTAACCTTGGTGATTAGCTAGATTGGGTATGCGACCGAGAATACCTCGTATCAACGGCGCAGGCCATCTTCTTCTGCGGATCCATCATCGGTGGTTTCCTAGTCGGTTGGATCGCCGATCACAAGGGTCGTATCCCAGCTTTAATGTTCTGCAATGGTATCGCCCTTTTTGCCTCCATTTTCACTGCCAGCGCAAATAGTTTTTGGTCATTCGCCGTCTGTAGGTTTCTCACTGGACTGGCGTTCGATAACTGTATCAACATTCCTCTGATTATCGGTAAGCCTTCTACGAAGTAGAAAGTGCGAGAGGTTCGACCGATAAGCCAATGTTTCAGTCACGCGAGAGATAACGTTAGTATGAAGTCAATGTTTCTATTACGTGAAAGATGATGTTGCGTGAGAAATTTTTGATGAATTGTtcctcgaagataattttGACGTTGCTGTACTCGATTGAACTATACGGTTCGAGTTCTTGATTCAAGAGCTTTTGCAACCACCAGAGATGAATATATTGATTTTGTTATTGTTAAAGatcgtttcatcgattttcATGTCGTCGAGGATAGTTATATCTTGATATTCTTAAATCGAGTTATAcaaggtggttggtaattggtggtacaagcggaaagaagtcgaaaatataaaatacgaatttttacattttctccaCTAATCCACTTAGTTTTGTTCCCGACTGTATTTCGGATCAGAAAAGTATTTAATCAACCAACCAcccattatattaataaatctcgATATCAAAAGCCATGCCGACTAATTCCATAAAACAGAATGCAAAGTGCCACTGTTCGTGCTATCTATTAATgacgaataaaatgaaaataaaatttcttttcagtGTGTTATGAATTTTGAACTGTGTAAGGGCTAAAGGTACGACTCGTATTATATCTTTCGTTAATTATTCTCGAAATAAATTCTTGCAGAGTAACATGGAGGCACCGGACAAAATTCAAGAATCAGCGACGCTGCTCGATCTGTTCAAAACGCCACGGTTGGCGAGAAACACTATTCTTCTAGTTGCATTCTGGCAAGTATAAGATACGAGTTCATGTTGCGAGAAAACCTTCATAAATAACCGATACAATCTTGTAGGTGTTTCACCCTGATCTCGTTCGACGGTCACGTGTATTCATTAAAACTTATCCAGAGCTCGGTGTTCGTGTCGTTCTCGATCGCCTGTGCCACAGAACTTCCAGCTGGGTTATTACTCGCCCTGTTGCTCGACCGATGGG
This genomic window from Bombus huntii isolate Logan2020A unplaced genomic scaffold, iyBomHunt1.1 ctg00000139.1, whole genome shotgun sequence contains:
- the LOC126877257 gene encoding carcinine transporter-like; translated protein: MTVLLLLSTPVTVKPIACVEMKDEKSNSILPTEATRLRPRLESFDDVLPYVGDYGRYQWLLLLSLLPYGATYAFLYFSQFFITIIPTEHWCRIDELVNSNFTEEERIKIAIPVTNVYPYYEQCQRKDVNFTELLKSDKSLSSSGFQTNKTIKCTQWEYNFTQIPYPSIGTELDWVCDREYLVSTAQAIFFCGSIIGGFLVGWIADHKGRIPALMFCNGIALFASIFTASANSFWSFAVCRFLTGLAFDNCINIPLIIGKPSTKAFATTRDEYIDFVIVKDRFIDFHVVEDSYILIFLNRVIQGGCLNCVRAKGTTRIISFVNYSRNKFLQSNMEAPDKIQESATLLDLFKTPRLARNTILLVAFWCFTLISFDGHVYSLKLIQSSVFVSFSIACATELPAGLLLALLLDRWGRRLCGFLTMAMTCVLSIAELMLHSMLAKLVMSILSRFCLNMAANVGLQYAAELLPTPVRSQGVSFIHIFGIVAHSLAPYITDSARIWEGFPMLIISTVSFFGAALVLFLPETVGQNLPQTIKQGEEFGRDQHFWSLPCYHKTHFNGHQHYHSCER